A single region of the Xenopus laevis strain J_2021 chromosome 4L, Xenopus_laevis_v10.1, whole genome shotgun sequence genome encodes:
- the maf.L gene encoding transcription factor Maf isoform X1, with the protein MASELAMSSSDLPTSPLAMEYVNDFDLMKFEVKKEPVETDRIISQCGRLIAGGSLSSTPMSTPCSSVPPSPSFSAPSPGSGSEQKSHLEDYYWMSAYPQQINPEALGFSPEDAVEALISNQQQQQQQQQQQQLQAGYDGFARGQQYPSSGGMPGEDMGSAAAVVSAVIAAAAAQNPHHHHHHHHHSVGHQAGVQPTGGGTGGGSSGSSTASSVVGALHPPAAHHHHHHHHLHFDDRFSDDQLVTMSVRELNRQLRGVSKEEVIRLKQKRRTLKNRGYAQSCRFKRVQQRHVLEGEKSQLLQQVEHLKQEISRLLRERDAYKEKYEKLLGSGFRENGSSNSDNPSSPEYFMYTRESSTSVM; encoded by the coding sequence atGGCATCAGAACTGGCAATGAGCAGCTCCGACCTGCCCACTAGTCCCCTGGCCATGGAATATGTTAATGACTTCGATCTGATGAAGTTTGAAGTGAAAAAGGAGCCGGTGGAGACCGATCGCATCATCAGCCAGTGCGGCCGCCTGATCGCCGGGGGATCGCTGTCTTCCACCCCGATGAGCACGCCCTGCAGCTCGGTGCCCCCTTCCCCGAGCTTCTCTGCCCCCAGCCCGGGCTCTGGCAGCGAGCAGAAGAGCCACCTGGAAGACTACTACTGGATGAGCGCCTACCCCCAGCAGATCAACCCGGAGGCGCTGGGCTTCAGCCCGGAGGACGCGGTGGAAGCGCTGATCAGTaaccaacagcagcagcaacaacaacagcagcagcagcagctccaggCGGGCTACGATGGCTTTGCCAGGGGGCAGCAGTACCCATCGTCGGGTGGGATGCCCGGAGAGGACATGGGCTCCGCAGCGGCGGTGGTATCGGCTGTGATTGCAGCTGCGGCAGCGCAGAACCCTCACCaccatcaccaccaccaccaccattcCGTGGGGCACCAAGCCGGGGTGCAGCCGACTGGCGGGGGGACGGGGGGCGGCAGCAGCGGCAGCTCCACCGCGTCCTCGGTGGTCGGGGCTCTGCACCCACCTGCCGCCCACCACCATCACCACCACCATCACCTGCACTTTGACGACCGCTTCTCGGACGACCAGCTGGTCACCATGTCCGTGAGGGAGCTGAACCGGCAGCTGAGGGGGGTGAGCAAAGAGGAGGTGATCCGGCTGAAGCAGAAGAGGAGGACCCTGAAGAACCGGGGCTACGCGCAGTCCTGCCGATTCAAGAGGGTTCAGCAGCGGCACGTCCTGGAGGGCGAGAAGAGCCAACTGCTGCAGCAGGTCGAGCACCTCAAGCAGGAGATCTCCAGGCTGCTCCGAGAGAGGGACGCCTACAAGGAGAAGTACGAGAAGCTGCTGGGCAGCGGCTTCAGAGAAAACGGCTCCAGCAACAGCGACAACCCCTCCTCTCCGGAGTATTTCAT
- the maf.L gene encoding transcription factor Maf isoform X2 yields the protein MASELAMSSSDLPTSPLAMEYVNDFDLMKFEVKKEPVETDRIISQCGRLIAGGSLSSTPMSTPCSSVPPSPSFSAPSPGSGSEQKSHLEDYYWMSAYPQQINPEALGFSPEDAVEALISNQQQQQQQQQQQQLQAGYDGFARGQQYPSSGGMPGEDMGSAAAVVSAVIAAAAAQNPHHHHHHHHHSVGHQAGVQPTGGGTGGGSSGSSTASSVVGALHPPAAHHHHHHHHLHFDDRFSDDQLVTMSVRELNRQLRGVSKEEVIRLKQKRRTLKNRGYAQSCRFKRVQQRHVLEGEKSQLLQQVEHLKQEISRLLRERDAYKEKYEKLLGSGFRENGSSNSDNPSSPEYFMS from the exons atGGCATCAGAACTGGCAATGAGCAGCTCCGACCTGCCCACTAGTCCCCTGGCCATGGAATATGTTAATGACTTCGATCTGATGAAGTTTGAAGTGAAAAAGGAGCCGGTGGAGACCGATCGCATCATCAGCCAGTGCGGCCGCCTGATCGCCGGGGGATCGCTGTCTTCCACCCCGATGAGCACGCCCTGCAGCTCGGTGCCCCCTTCCCCGAGCTTCTCTGCCCCCAGCCCGGGCTCTGGCAGCGAGCAGAAGAGCCACCTGGAAGACTACTACTGGATGAGCGCCTACCCCCAGCAGATCAACCCGGAGGCGCTGGGCTTCAGCCCGGAGGACGCGGTGGAAGCGCTGATCAGTaaccaacagcagcagcaacaacaacagcagcagcagcagctccaggCGGGCTACGATGGCTTTGCCAGGGGGCAGCAGTACCCATCGTCGGGTGGGATGCCCGGAGAGGACATGGGCTCCGCAGCGGCGGTGGTATCGGCTGTGATTGCAGCTGCGGCAGCGCAGAACCCTCACCaccatcaccaccaccaccaccattcCGTGGGGCACCAAGCCGGGGTGCAGCCGACTGGCGGGGGGACGGGGGGCGGCAGCAGCGGCAGCTCCACCGCGTCCTCGGTGGTCGGGGCTCTGCACCCACCTGCCGCCCACCACCATCACCACCACCATCACCTGCACTTTGACGACCGCTTCTCGGACGACCAGCTGGTCACCATGTCCGTGAGGGAGCTGAACCGGCAGCTGAGGGGGGTGAGCAAAGAGGAGGTGATCCGGCTGAAGCAGAAGAGGAGGACCCTGAAGAACCGGGGCTACGCGCAGTCCTGCCGATTCAAGAGGGTTCAGCAGCGGCACGTCCTGGAGGGCGAGAAGAGCCAACTGCTGCAGCAGGTCGAGCACCTCAAGCAGGAGATCTCCAGGCTGCTCCGAGAGAGGGACGCCTACAAGGAGAAGTACGAGAAGCTGCTGGGCAGCGGCTTCAGAGAAAACGGCTCCAGCAACAGCGACAACCCCTCCTCTCCGGAGTATTTCAT gTCATGA